In Xanthomonas theicola, a single genomic region encodes these proteins:
- a CDS encoding IS5 family transposase (programmed frameshift), which translates to MEITPAQFSLIEHCLPAQRGNVSMTNLQVVNAILYVAEHGCKWRGLPKRFGNWHTVYTRMNRWAKAGVLDRMLVQLQKSQIVRIKIEAISLDSTSIKVHPDGTGAFKKNGPQAVGKSRGGWNTKIHMVAADARTAITFGLTPGNVHDAPAGRTLLEHLGPVERPIHLLMDRAYEGNQTRQLALDLGFVPVVPPKSNRVEPWEYNREMYKRRNEVERLFRRLKGYRRIFSRFEKLDAMFLGFLSFVLVVDGLRMC; encoded by the exons ATGGAGATCACGCCAGCACAATTTTCCCTAATCGAACACTGCCTGCCGGCACAGCGCGGCAATGTCAGCATGACCAACCTGCAAGTGGTCAACGCCATCCTTTACGTTGCCGAGCATGGCTGCAAATGGCGCGGCCTGCCCAAGCGCTTTGGCAACTGGCACACGGTGTACACACGCATGAACCGCTGGGCCAAGGCGGGTGTGCTGGACCGGATGTTGGTCCAATTGCAGAAGTCCCAGATCGTGCGCATCAAAATCGAAGCAATCTCGCTGGACTCCACCAGCATCAAGGTGCATCCCGATGGCACGGGCGCAT TTAAAAAAAACGGTCCGCAGGCCGTCGGCAAGTCCCGCGGTGGATGGAATACCAAGATTCATATGGTTGCCGCAGATGCTCGAACAGCCATCACCTTTGGATTGACGCCTGGTAACGTGCATGACGCACCTGCAGGCCGCACGTTGCTTGAACACCTGGGGCCAGTGGAGCGGCCGATTCATTTGTTGATGGACCGTGCCTACGAAGGCAACCAAACCCGCCAGTTGGCGCTCGATCTTGGCTTCGTGCCGGTGGTCCCGCCGAAATCCAATCGGGTCGAGCCTTGGGAATACAACCGGGAGATGTACAAGCGGCGCAACGAAGTGGAGAGACTGTTCCGTCGCCTGAAAGGCTACCGCCGGATTTTCTCGCGCTTCGAGAAGCTGGATGCCATGTTCCTTGGATTCCTCAGCTTCGTCCTGGTCGTTGATGGGCTTCGGATGTGTTAA
- a CDS encoding alpha/beta fold hydrolase produces the protein MSFGWSLAAACVLILMGILGVVFLWGYAPDLPLDQVKARWAKPPSYFPTIDGMDIHVRDEGPKSDLPIVLLHGTGSSLLSWDGWADGMKQTRRVIRFDRPGFGLTGPDPTGDYHMDRAAKITLDLLDKLGVHRFILAGNSSGGRVAWHVALRSPDRVAGLILVDAAGYSRTTPLPLALRIAQSEAGSALMQVFMPRAVAVAGLRAVYGDPQRLRPETIAWNLDISRRAGVRRALRQTLLQAPVPDDSSRIREITAPTLILWGDRDTTVTRGEAERFHADIRGSRLAILPGLGHLPHEEDPTATLVPVEEFLRQLPESRV, from the coding sequence ATGAGTTTTGGATGGAGCTTGGCTGCGGCATGTGTCTTGATACTCATGGGCATTCTGGGGGTGGTCTTCCTTTGGGGCTATGCACCTGATCTTCCGCTTGATCAGGTCAAAGCGCGCTGGGCGAAGCCACCATCGTACTTCCCGACCATCGACGGTATGGACATTCACGTGCGCGATGAAGGTCCGAAATCAGACCTGCCGATCGTGCTCCTGCACGGAACCGGCTCGAGCCTGCTGAGCTGGGACGGCTGGGCGGACGGAATGAAGCAGACTCGACGCGTCATCCGCTTTGACAGGCCAGGTTTCGGACTGACGGGACCCGATCCGACCGGCGACTATCATATGGATCGTGCCGCCAAAATCACCCTTGATCTTCTCGACAAGTTGGGCGTCCACAGGTTCATCCTGGCCGGCAACTCGTCAGGTGGGAGGGTTGCCTGGCATGTCGCGCTTCGGTCGCCTGACCGGGTCGCGGGCCTCATTTTGGTCGATGCCGCTGGCTACTCGCGCACAACACCGCTCCCACTTGCATTGCGGATCGCACAATCGGAGGCAGGATCAGCTCTAATGCAAGTGTTCATGCCTCGCGCCGTGGCGGTCGCCGGGCTGAGGGCGGTCTATGGCGATCCGCAAAGGCTTCGCCCGGAAACCATCGCCTGGAACCTTGACATCAGTCGTCGCGCAGGTGTTCGCCGCGCGCTCCGGCAAACGCTGTTGCAGGCGCCTGTGCCGGATGATTCCTCCCGCATTCGAGAGATCACAGCGCCCACGCTTATCCTGTGGGGTGATCGAGATACGACGGTGACGCGGGGCGAGGCTGAGCGTTTTCATGCCGACATTCGCGGAAGCCGTTTGGCCATCCTTCCCGGTCTTGGACACTTGCCTCACGAAGAAGACCCGACAGCTACGCTCGTCCCAGTCGAAGAATTTCTCCGACAGTTGCCGGAGTCTCGTGTATGA
- the cheY gene encoding chemotaxis response regulator CheY gives MNKNMRILIVDDFSTMRRIVKNLLGDLGFTNTAEAEDGNSALAALRSAPFEFVVTDWNMPGMTGIDLLRNIRADDKLKHLPVLMVTAEAKREQIIEAAQSGVNGYIIKPFTAQTLQEKLGKIFERLGATA, from the coding sequence GTGAACAAGAACATGCGGATTTTGATCGTGGACGATTTCTCGACGATGCGGCGCATCGTCAAGAATCTGCTCGGCGATCTGGGCTTCACCAACACTGCAGAGGCCGAGGACGGCAACAGTGCGCTGGCGGCACTGCGTTCGGCGCCGTTCGAGTTCGTGGTCACCGACTGGAACATGCCCGGCATGACCGGCATCGACCTGCTGCGCAACATCCGCGCCGACGACAAGCTCAAGCACCTGCCGGTGCTGATGGTGACCGCCGAGGCCAAGCGCGAGCAGATCATCGAGGCCGCGCAGTCCGGCGTGAACGGCTACATCATCAAGCCGTTCACCGCGCAGACCCTGCAGGAGAAGCTCGGCAAGATCTTCGAACGCCTGGGAGCGACCGCCTGA
- the flhB gene encoding flagellar biosynthesis protein FlhB yields MSENEDGGERTEQPTEKRLREAREQGNIPHSRELATAAVFSAGIFALMGMSGSLAAGAVAWMKDALRPDPGLHDNPGALFGHFGDLLLGLLWVALPLVGICLAAGFVAPLLMGSLRFSGAALLPKLDRLNPMTGLTRLYGAESVAELFKSMLRMCFVGAAAGLCIWGGLDGLRGLLLQPLEQAIGHGLGFTLRLLLYTAGALALLAAIDAPYQKWNYTRKLKMTRDEVRREMKESEGSPEVKGRIRQMQMQLSQRRMMEAVPGADVVVVNPTHYAVALKYEGGRMRAPTVVAKGVDELAFRIREIGEQHRVAVVSAPPLARALYREGQLGKEIPVRLYSAVAQILSYVYQLRAWRSGPMPPPPLEVDEFAPGSAP; encoded by the coding sequence ATGTCCGAAAACGAAGACGGCGGCGAACGCACCGAACAACCTACCGAAAAACGCCTGCGCGAGGCCCGCGAGCAGGGCAACATCCCGCACTCGCGCGAATTGGCGACGGCGGCGGTGTTCAGCGCCGGCATCTTCGCGCTGATGGGGATGTCCGGCTCGCTGGCGGCCGGCGCGGTGGCGTGGATGAAGGACGCGCTGCGCCCCGATCCGGGCCTGCACGACAACCCGGGCGCCCTGTTCGGCCACTTCGGCGATCTGCTGCTGGGGCTGCTGTGGGTGGCGCTGCCGCTGGTGGGCATCTGCCTGGCCGCCGGCTTCGTCGCGCCACTGCTGATGGGCAGCCTGCGCTTCTCCGGGGCCGCGCTGCTGCCCAAGCTTGATCGGCTCAATCCGATGACCGGGCTGACCCGCCTGTACGGCGCGGAAAGCGTGGCCGAGCTGTTCAAGTCGATGCTGCGCATGTGCTTCGTCGGCGCTGCCGCCGGCCTGTGCATCTGGGGCGGCCTGGACGGCCTGCGCGGCCTGCTGCTGCAGCCGCTGGAGCAGGCGATCGGCCACGGCCTGGGCTTCACCCTGCGCCTGCTGCTGTACACCGCCGGCGCGTTGGCGCTGCTGGCCGCGATCGATGCGCCGTACCAGAAGTGGAACTACACCCGCAAACTGAAGATGACCCGCGACGAAGTGCGCCGGGAGATGAAGGAAAGCGAGGGCAGCCCGGAGGTCAAGGGCCGCATCCGGCAGATGCAGATGCAGCTGTCGCAGCGGCGGATGATGGAGGCGGTGCCCGGCGCCGACGTGGTGGTGGTCAACCCCACCCACTATGCGGTGGCGCTGAAGTACGAGGGCGGGCGCATGCGCGCGCCGACCGTGGTCGCCAAGGGCGTGGACGAACTGGCCTTCCGCATCCGCGAGATCGGCGAGCAGCACCGCGTCGCAGTGGTGTCCGCGCCGCCTTTGGCACGCGCCTTGTATCGGGAAGGGCAACTCGGCAAGGAAATTCCCGTGAGACTGTATTCGGCGGTGGCGCAGATCCTCTCCTACGTGTACCAGCTACGCGCCTGGCGCAGCGGGCCGATGCCGCCGCCGCCGCTGGAGGTCGATGAATTCGCCCCGGGGAGCGCGCCATGA
- a CDS encoding RNA polymerase sigma factor FliA, whose translation MNAAAQYRAVQRNSANDYIAQHSDLVRRIAHHLAARLPASVEIDDLIQAGMIGLIEASRSYDADQGASFETYASIRIRGSMIDEIRRGDWVPRSVHRRARDAASAIRKIEQSTGRAAAANEVAAAMDMPLPEYLRLMEDAARGQVLSLESRIEDHGELDSIAKGGPNPQQMLERSEFGRELGKAIAQLPEREQLVLSLYYEQELNLKEIGAVLGVSESRVCQIHGQATVRLRGRLKAFEAADAGLEDEE comes from the coding sequence ATGAACGCCGCCGCCCAGTACCGCGCCGTACAGCGCAACAGCGCCAACGACTACATCGCCCAGCATTCGGACCTGGTGCGGCGCATCGCCCACCACCTGGCGGCGCGGCTGCCGGCCAGCGTGGAGATCGACGACCTGATCCAGGCCGGCATGATCGGTCTGATCGAGGCCTCGCGCAGCTACGACGCCGACCAGGGCGCCTCGTTCGAGACCTACGCCTCGATCCGCATCCGCGGCTCGATGATCGACGAGATCCGCCGCGGCGACTGGGTGCCGCGCTCGGTGCACCGCCGCGCCCGCGACGCCGCCTCGGCGATCCGCAAGATCGAGCAGAGCACCGGCCGCGCCGCCGCCGCCAACGAAGTGGCCGCGGCGATGGACATGCCGCTTCCCGAATACCTGCGGTTGATGGAAGATGCCGCGCGCGGCCAGGTGCTGAGCCTGGAGTCGCGCATCGAGGACCACGGCGAGCTGGACAGCATCGCCAAGGGCGGCCCCAACCCGCAGCAGATGCTGGAGCGCAGCGAATTCGGCCGCGAACTGGGCAAGGCGATCGCGCAGTTGCCCGAACGCGAGCAGTTGGTGCTGTCGCTGTACTACGAACAGGAATTGAACCTGAAGGAAATCGGCGCGGTGCTCGGCGTCAGCGAGTCGCGCGTGTGCCAGATCCACGGCCAGGCCACGGTACGGTTGCGCGGGCGCCTGAAAGCGTTCGAAGCGGCCGACGCCGGCCTGGAAGACGAAGAATAA
- a CDS encoding winged helix-turn-helix transcriptional regulator translates to MKVGRFSVPEGACRETAGVLERIGDKWSVLIIVSLKDGPLRFTQIKRLIDSVSQKMLTSTLRGLERDGFITRTVTPTIPPRVDYELTSLGRDLLIPLDALATFAMKRRKDVEKARAKFDAAVE, encoded by the coding sequence ATGAAAGTCGGACGCTTTTCAGTTCCAGAGGGTGCGTGCAGGGAGACAGCGGGCGTGCTCGAACGGATAGGCGATAAGTGGTCGGTCCTGATCATCGTGTCGCTTAAGGATGGTCCGCTGCGATTCACGCAGATCAAGCGGCTGATCGACTCGGTTTCCCAGAAAATGCTGACCTCGACGCTCAGAGGACTGGAGCGAGATGGATTCATCACTCGTACCGTCACGCCGACGATTCCGCCACGCGTTGACTATGAACTGACCTCGCTCGGCCGTGATCTACTGATTCCGCTTGATGCCCTAGCCACATTTGCGATGAAGCGGCGCAAGGACGTAGAAAAGGCCCGAGCGAAGTTCGATGCGGCCGTCGAGTAA
- the flhA gene encoding flagellar biosynthesis protein FlhA yields the protein MSQPAAQMNTRKMMDMIKHGLGAPLIVMAMLAMVVVPLAAPVLDALFTFNIAISLMVLLAVVYVKRPLEFSIFPIVLLMTTMLRLALNVASTRVILINGQDGHGAAGKVIEAFGQFVIGGNYAVGIVVFAILTIINFVVITKGAGRVSEVTARFILDAMPGKQMAIDADLNAGLLTREEAKARREEVREEADFYGSMDGASKFIRGDAIAGILILFINLIGGMAVGVLQHGMPVAQAASTYTLLSIGDGLVAQLPALLVSSAVAMLVTRASRSQDMGASMMGQVFGQHKALAVAAAILGLVGLVPGMPNVAFLTLALVLGLLAWKMWKRSLLPEEVKPDPVQQAAAAGAQANAELGWDELRPIDPLGLEVGYRLIPLVDKAQGGELMARIKGVRRKLTQDIGFLIPPVHIRDNLELPANAYRLLVHGVPVATADIHPDRELALDPGGALGRIDGIAGKDPAFGLDAIWIQPHQRAQAETMGYTVVDPATVIATHLSHLIREHAPELLGHEEVQQLLATLAKSAPKLVEDLTPKALPLSVVVRVLQNLLIEKIPVRQLRKIVEALVEHAPQSQEPGALTAAVRNALGRFIVQEIAGMAPELPVFTLAPQLERVLQDSTQGNGAALEPGLAERLHQSLAECVGKQEARNEPAVVLVPAQVRAALARLVRHSVPSLSVLSYSEVPEDKRLKLVGTIS from the coding sequence ATGAGCCAGCCGGCCGCGCAGATGAATACGCGCAAGATGATGGACATGATCAAGCACGGCCTGGGCGCGCCGCTGATCGTGATGGCGATGCTGGCGATGGTGGTGGTGCCGCTGGCCGCGCCGGTGCTGGACGCCCTGTTCACCTTCAACATCGCCATCTCGCTGATGGTGCTGCTGGCGGTGGTCTACGTGAAGCGGCCGCTGGAGTTCAGCATCTTCCCGATCGTGCTGCTGATGACCACGATGCTGCGCCTGGCGCTGAACGTGGCCTCCACCCGCGTGATCCTGATCAACGGCCAGGACGGCCACGGCGCCGCCGGCAAGGTGATCGAGGCGTTCGGCCAGTTCGTGATCGGCGGCAACTATGCGGTCGGCATCGTGGTGTTCGCGATCCTGACCATCATCAACTTCGTGGTCATCACCAAGGGCGCCGGGCGCGTGTCGGAAGTGACCGCGCGCTTCATCCTCGACGCCATGCCCGGCAAGCAGATGGCGATCGACGCCGACCTCAACGCCGGCCTGCTGACCCGCGAGGAGGCCAAGGCCCGGCGCGAGGAGGTCCGCGAGGAAGCGGACTTCTACGGCTCGATGGACGGCGCCAGCAAGTTCATCCGCGGCGACGCCATCGCCGGCATCCTGATCCTGTTCATTAACCTGATCGGCGGCATGGCGGTGGGCGTGCTGCAGCACGGCATGCCGGTCGCCCAGGCCGCGTCCACCTATACCCTGCTGTCGATCGGCGACGGCCTGGTGGCGCAGCTGCCGGCGCTGCTGGTGTCCTCGGCGGTGGCGATGCTGGTCACCCGCGCCTCGCGCTCGCAGGACATGGGCGCCTCCATGATGGGCCAGGTGTTCGGCCAGCACAAAGCGCTGGCGGTGGCCGCGGCGATCCTGGGCCTGGTCGGCCTGGTCCCGGGCATGCCCAACGTCGCTTTCTTGACGCTGGCGCTGGTCCTGGGCCTGCTGGCCTGGAAGATGTGGAAGCGCAGCCTGCTGCCGGAAGAGGTCAAGCCCGATCCGGTGCAGCAGGCGGCGGCCGCCGGCGCGCAGGCCAACGCCGAACTGGGCTGGGACGAACTGCGCCCGATCGATCCGCTGGGCCTGGAGGTCGGCTACCGGCTGATCCCGCTGGTGGACAAGGCCCAGGGCGGCGAACTGATGGCGCGGATCAAGGGTGTGCGGCGCAAGCTGACCCAGGACATCGGCTTCCTGATCCCGCCGGTGCACATCCGCGACAACCTGGAACTGCCGGCCAACGCCTACCGCCTGCTGGTGCACGGGGTGCCGGTGGCCACCGCCGATATCCATCCCGACCGCGAACTGGCGCTGGACCCGGGCGGCGCGCTGGGCAGGATCGACGGCATCGCCGGCAAGGACCCCGCGTTCGGCCTGGACGCGATCTGGATCCAGCCGCACCAGCGCGCCCAGGCCGAGACCATGGGCTACACCGTGGTCGACCCGGCCACGGTGATCGCCACCCACCTGTCGCACCTGATCCGCGAACACGCCCCGGAACTGCTCGGCCACGAGGAGGTGCAGCAGCTGCTGGCCACGCTGGCCAAGAGCGCCCCGAAGCTGGTCGAGGACCTCACCCCCAAGGCGCTGCCGCTGTCGGTGGTGGTGCGCGTGCTGCAGAACCTGCTGATCGAAAAGATCCCGGTACGGCAGCTGCGCAAGATCGTCGAGGCGCTGGTCGAGCACGCCCCGCAGAGTCAGGAACCCGGCGCGCTCACCGCCGCGGTGCGCAATGCGCTGGGCCGCTTCATCGTCCAGGAAATCGCCGGGATGGCGCCGGAACTGCCGGTGTTCACCCTAGCACCGCAATTGGAACGTGTCTTGCAAGACTCTACCCAGGGCAACGGCGCCGCGCTGGAACCCGGCCTGGCCGAGCGACTGCACCAGAGCCTGGCCGAGTGCGTCGGCAAGCAGGAAGCGCGCAACGAACCGGCCGTGGTGCTGGTCCCGGCGCAAGTCCGCGCCGCGCTGGCCCGGCTGGTCCGCCACAGCGTCCCCTCGCTGTCGGTGCTGTCCTACAGCGAGGTTCCGGAGGACAAGCGGCTGAAGTTGGTGGGAACGATTAGTTGA
- a CDS encoding MinD/ParA family ATP-binding protein: MPSRDYVNLTNAFPLSATRSEPLGPVRTIAVTGGKGGVGKTNISVNLSMALADMGKRTLLLDADLGLANVDVLLGLTPKFTLADLVAGRCTLEEVLVDMPNGLMVVPAASGRRHMAELPPAQHVGLVNVFSELQRELDIMVIDTAAGITDSVLTFCQAAQDAVVVVCDEPASITDAYALIKVLSRERGVDRVQIVANMVRDLNEGRLLYDKLSRVCEKFLGDVSLNYLGCVPQDDWLRLAVQRQQPVVKAYPSSPSAQAIAEIARRTSRWQAPTAARGNVEFFVERIIQQGVAA; encoded by the coding sequence ATGCCGTCGCGTGATTACGTCAATCTCACCAATGCCTTCCCCCTGTCGGCGACGCGCAGCGAACCGCTGGGCCCGGTGCGCACGATCGCCGTGACCGGCGGCAAGGGCGGCGTCGGCAAGACCAACATCTCGGTCAACCTGTCGATGGCGCTGGCCGACATGGGCAAGCGCACCCTGCTGCTGGACGCCGACCTCGGCCTGGCCAACGTCGACGTGCTGCTCGGGCTGACCCCCAAGTTCACCCTGGCCGACCTGGTCGCCGGGCGCTGCACCCTGGAAGAGGTGCTGGTGGACATGCCCAACGGCCTGATGGTGGTGCCCGCCGCCTCCGGCCGCCGGCACATGGCCGAGCTGCCGCCGGCCCAGCACGTCGGCCTGGTCAACGTGTTCTCCGAGCTGCAGCGCGAACTGGACATCATGGTCATCGACACCGCCGCCGGCATCACCGACAGCGTGCTGACCTTCTGCCAGGCCGCGCAGGACGCGGTGGTGGTAGTGTGCGACGAGCCGGCCTCGATCACCGACGCCTACGCCCTCATCAAGGTGCTCTCGCGCGAGCGCGGCGTGGACCGGGTGCAGATCGTCGCCAACATGGTCCGCGACCTCAACGAGGGCCGCCTGCTGTACGACAAGCTGAGCCGGGTGTGCGAGAAGTTCCTCGGCGACGTGTCGTTGAACTACCTGGGCTGCGTGCCGCAGGACGACTGGCTGCGCCTGGCGGTGCAGCGCCAGCAGCCGGTGGTCAAGGCCTACCCGTCCAGCCCGTCGGCGCAGGCGATCGCCGAAATCGCGCGGCGCACCTCGCGCTGGCAGGCGCCGACGGCGGCGCGCGGCAACGTCGAGTTCTTCGTCGAACGGATCATCCAGCAAGGGGTCGCCGCATGA
- a CDS encoding protein phosphatase CheZ: protein MKATAERRALIERLQGALDALERGDEAGWRKEIDTLAAWRTRPMMQGLSRLARDLGQALGELPTVPTEAGELDDACSRLDHVVAMTEQASHRTLDLAEECRALAEQLRAGGLSGEQGEILDKIRHNLTEMALAQSFQDLTGQIIRRVAAIVRRVHEGFGALGLPPKDDNKKADGGLAGPALAGLDRHGVSQNDADDLLSGLGL from the coding sequence ATGAAAGCGACCGCCGAACGTAGGGCCCTGATCGAACGCCTGCAAGGTGCGCTGGACGCACTGGAACGCGGGGACGAAGCCGGCTGGCGCAAGGAAATCGACACGCTCGCCGCCTGGCGCACGCGGCCGATGATGCAGGGCCTGAGCCGGCTGGCGCGCGACCTGGGCCAGGCGCTCGGCGAGCTGCCCACCGTCCCCACCGAGGCCGGCGAGCTGGACGATGCCTGCTCGCGCCTGGACCACGTGGTGGCGATGACCGAACAGGCCAGCCATCGCACCCTGGACCTGGCCGAGGAATGCCGCGCGCTGGCCGAACAGCTGCGCGCCGGCGGACTGAGCGGCGAGCAGGGCGAGATCCTCGACAAGATCCGCCACAACCTCACCGAGATGGCCCTGGCGCAGAGCTTCCAGGACCTGACCGGGCAGATCATCCGCCGCGTCGCGGCGATCGTGCGTCGCGTGCACGAGGGTTTCGGCGCGCTGGGATTGCCGCCGAAGGACGACAACAAGAAGGCCGACGGCGGCCTGGCCGGCCCGGCGCTGGCCGGCCTGGACCGTCACGGCGTGTCGCAGAACGACGCCGACGACCTGCTGTCCGGACTGGGGTTGTAG
- a CDS encoding IS30 family transposase — MSRTVRVWRHLSAADREQLWTRWQAGEPPSVIAKVLERDEALVRYVLRQRGGFAPRPCKRAARALQLAEREEISRGLCQGRSLRQIAQALGRAVSTISREIERNAGCEIYRATHADERAWSQAKRPKACLLARCGVLRRLVASKLARRWAPQQISGWLVRRYPNNDSMPVSHETIYRSLFVQSRGVLKKQLLAQLRTRRLVRYPTAQGRHGKSRKGARNLMIDALPISQRPAEVDDRAVPGHWEGDLLMGTVNTQIATLVERQSRFVMLIKLPSRDSATVVDAVAKHIRRLPAQLKGSLTWDRGAEMHKHQRFTLATRAC; from the coding sequence ATGAGCAGAACAGTCAGGGTTTGGCGCCATTTGTCGGCAGCGGACCGTGAACAGCTATGGACGCGCTGGCAGGCGGGCGAGCCGCCGAGTGTTATCGCCAAGGTGCTTGAGCGGGATGAAGCGTTGGTTCGGTACGTCCTTCGGCAGCGCGGTGGGTTTGCGCCGCGACCGTGCAAACGAGCGGCACGAGCACTCCAGCTGGCTGAGCGCGAGGAGATCTCGCGCGGCCTGTGCCAAGGCCGTTCCCTGCGCCAGATCGCTCAGGCCTTGGGCCGGGCGGTCTCGACCATCAGTCGGGAGATCGAGCGCAACGCAGGCTGTGAGATCTACCGCGCGACACACGCCGACGAGCGCGCCTGGTCGCAAGCCAAACGGCCCAAAGCCTGCCTGCTTGCCCGCTGCGGGGTGCTTCGCCGCCTGGTGGCCAGCAAGCTGGCCCGTCGCTGGGCGCCGCAGCAGATCAGCGGATGGCTTGTCCGCCGTTATCCAAACAACGACAGTATGCCGGTGTCGCACGAAACCATCTATCGAAGCCTGTTCGTTCAGAGTCGCGGGGTGCTCAAGAAGCAGCTCTTGGCCCAGTTGCGCACGCGTCGACTGGTGCGTTATCCGACCGCGCAGGGACGCCACGGGAAGAGCCGCAAGGGCGCCCGCAACCTGATGATAGATGCCCTGCCGATCAGCCAGCGTCCGGCCGAGGTGGACGACCGCGCGGTACCTGGGCACTGGGAAGGCGACCTGCTGATGGGCACGGTGAACACGCAAATCGCCACGCTCGTGGAGCGGCAATCGCGCTTTGTGATGTTGATCAAGCTTCCTTCGCGCGACAGTGCCACCGTGGTGGACGCGGTCGCCAAGCATATCCGGCGGTTACCTGCTCAGCTGAAAGGTTCCCTGACCTGGGATCGCGGTGCCGAAATGCACAAGCACCAGCGCTTCACCCTGGCGACTAGGGCCTGTTAA
- the flhF gene encoding flagellar biosynthesis protein FlhF has translation MKIKRFVAPDMRTAFRMVRDEHGPDAVILSNRRTDEGIEIVAASNYDETLVQQALNAVRPEEAAPRPPVAAANPAPRAAKAGAATNPAMAMMAAISKRRSAPAALAAAMQAAPARPLTQPAALAISAMPAGTASAPAAAAPAPRAPAPAAAAEFRIPEDVFRNAPISVPLPSPFAAPAAAASAAAVPAWLEDVAAVSPTPAAATAPVVAPPVPAAPSAGIPALPALAPVPSFPAMQNDEQLTQLRDELALMRQMIEREMNRLTDERLRGSPVRAQALELMDDYGFDSGITREVVMQIPADLELHRGRGLMLGLLSKRLPIAPLDPIEEGGVIALIGPTGAGKTTTIAKLASRFLQGHAARDVALVTTDTIRVGGREQLHSYGRQLGIAVHEADSDTALQQLLERLRDYTLVLIDTAGMGQRDRALAAQLHWLRASRVVRSLLVLPANAHFSDLDEVVRRFAGADPQGAILTKLDETGRFGSALSVVADHRLPLTWVTDGQRVPDDLHRANAASLVLRLEDLRRAADKPCTPEQTHAVA, from the coding sequence ATGAAAATCAAACGCTTCGTAGCGCCCGACATGCGCACCGCGTTCCGCATGGTCCGCGACGAGCATGGCCCGGATGCGGTGATCCTGTCCAACCGGCGCACCGACGAGGGCATCGAGATCGTCGCCGCCAGCAACTACGACGAGACGCTGGTGCAGCAGGCCCTGAACGCGGTGCGTCCGGAGGAGGCGGCGCCGCGGCCGCCGGTGGCCGCCGCCAACCCGGCACCGCGTGCGGCCAAGGCCGGCGCCGCGACCAACCCGGCGATGGCGATGATGGCCGCGATCAGCAAGCGCCGCAGCGCGCCGGCCGCGCTCGCCGCGGCGATGCAGGCCGCACCGGCGCGGCCGCTGACCCAGCCCGCCGCCCTCGCCATCTCGGCGATGCCGGCCGGCACGGCGTCCGCGCCGGCCGCTGCGGCGCCTGCGCCGCGGGCCCCTGCCCCGGCCGCCGCGGCCGAATTCCGCATTCCCGAGGACGTATTCCGCAACGCGCCGATCAGCGTGCCGCTGCCAAGCCCGTTCGCCGCCCCGGCCGCCGCGGCCAGCGCCGCCGCCGTGCCAGCCTGGCTCGAGGACGTCGCCGCGGTATCGCCGACCCCGGCCGCCGCGACGGCGCCCGTGGTCGCGCCGCCGGTACCCGCCGCGCCCAGCGCCGGGATCCCGGCGCTGCCGGCCCTGGCGCCGGTGCCGAGCTTCCCCGCGATGCAGAACGACGAACAATTGACTCAGCTGCGCGACGAACTGGCGCTGATGCGGCAGATGATCGAGCGCGAGATGAACCGGCTCACCGACGAACGCCTGCGCGGCTCGCCGGTGCGCGCCCAGGCGCTGGAACTGATGGACGACTACGGCTTCGACAGCGGCATCACCCGCGAGGTGGTCATGCAGATCCCGGCCGACCTGGAACTGCACCGCGGCCGCGGGCTGATGCTGGGGTTGCTGTCCAAGCGCCTGCCGATCGCGCCGCTGGACCCGATCGAGGAAGGCGGCGTGATCGCCCTGATCGGCCCCACCGGCGCCGGCAAGACCACCACCATCGCCAAGCTGGCCTCGCGCTTCCTGCAGGGCCACGCCGCCCGCGACGTGGCCCTGGTCACCACCGACACCATCCGCGTCGGCGGCCGCGAACAGCTGCACAGCTACGGCCGCCAGCTCGGCATCGCCGTGCACGAGGCCGACAGCGACACGGCGCTGCAGCAGCTGCTGGAGCGCCTGCGCGACTACACGCTGGTGCTGATCGACACCGCCGGCATGGGCCAGCGCGACCGCGCCCTGGCCGCACAGCTGCACTGGCTGCGCGCCTCGCGAGTGGTCCGGTCCTTGCTAGTACTGCCTGCCAACGCGCATTTCTCCGACCTGGACGAGGTGGTGCGCCGGTTCGCCGGCGCCGATCCGCAGGGGGCGATCTTGACCAAGCTGGACGAAACCGGGCGGTTTGGCAGTGCCCTGTCGGTGGTCGCGGACCACCGGCTTCCCCTCACCTGGGTGACCGATGGTCAGCGCGTGCCGGACGACCTGCACCGTGCCAACGCCGCCAGCCTGGTATTGCGCCTTGAAGATTTGCGGCGCGCTGCCGATAAGCCCTGTACTCCGGAGCAGACCCATGCCGTCGCGTGA